GATTTTATGTCAAATTAGAAGAAGGCCCGATTTTCCTCTTCACAATATTCTCTAAAGCAGGTCAACAACGTTTTGTGTAGATTAAAGTTAGATTTACTGTAGATTTAGGCTACAAGCCATCACAGTTACCTCTACTGGCAGGTAGGTGGGTGGTTGCAACAAGCGACAGCAGTGATGCTAATAAACAAACACGATATCACATTTTCCCCAAAATTAGTTTAATTTTACCCATCCATATTTAACAAAACACAGAGTAATGTATTTGGCAAACTGTACAAGTGCTCGGATTTGGAATTATGCGATATAAAAAAATCCTAGAATCTACAATTTGCAGAGTAGAGTTGAAGAAAACATGAAGTGGCATAAGTGCTAAGGAAAGCTTTACAGTGTTTTCCAGATTAAGCATCAAACACATCaaagtaaacattttaaatCACAGACAAAACAGCACACTTAAGATTCCACAAAGTAATAGATTTAGATGAACAGTAAGGCACAATACGAAAGTGCTCATGCATGAGTGTCTACAGACTCAAATCTACTTTACTTCGTTTTTGATTAGACCAATTAAATAAAACCATTCTTGTTTTGTTAATAGAATCTGTAACTGTAAGTGAAACATGTTCTCATTAGTTGGACGCCGTTTTCACATTCATGTGTATTTTATTAACCCATAACTGGAATTACTGTTACCTAAATGTGGGTCTTGTGGCCCACGATGACTAAAACCAAATCCATTGTGGCAAAACCACTTATgcctacatacagtattttatttttttcttttccagattGGCAAGAAACAAATCAGAATTGTTGTATAATATACTCGGTGTGCAGCATTCATTGTACCCAATATTCCTTAGGAGCTATAAAATCTAGTAGCTTAAGTCCGGTTGCAGGGAGTTGTGTCCTCTTCTCTTCACAGAATTAATCTGAATCTGTATCATCATTCAAAATGTCCCAATCTTGATCCTTCAAGTGactgcaaatgtaaaaaaaggcgTCTCGTCATCAGACTACAATGAAAACATTCTCTTTACTAGATCGAGGAAGGAGAGTAAGAATGTGTATGCCGCATACCTGAAGCAAGGCAGAGAGCAGAACTTACATATCAGGTTCTgtaaagaggggaaaaaaacaagttgAGAAGCTGTTTCTTTCTAGCACCTCACATCTGGATACATTACAAACTGTGAATAAAGAGGGAATATGAAAAATACGAGTGCCCTAATTGATCTACAGCTCACTTTAAAGTGAGAATAAAATTCTGTTAAGAACATGGTTATATTCTATGTGGGAAAACTTTCGTGCAAGAGAAATAGACTTTTGATCAAAACGGGAATTTAACAGTACTTGTGGTCATAAGATGGATCTGTTGAGAAATATGGAAAAGAAGGAGGAATGACTATAATTTCGAGAAATTTGTGCTGCATTATATGGATATCTATCAGCTGTATACAGTGTAGAAAAGTGCATATGAAAATCAGagtacagagagagacacataCCCCAAACGTATGTCTTGGGTTGCTCTAGGTGAGTCACCCTGCAGGCGTACTTGTCCTTCGCAGATGGGGTGAATCTGGTGTGTTTGGTCAGGTAGTACTGCCAGTTGTCGTCGAAGGCCAGGTCAGTCTGATTTGTTGTAGGAATCACCGCATCGTTTTTCAGGATGTCAATCTTAATTTGAGGTGGGTAGAACCCACTGACATGGCAGATGATGACGTTGGGCTTCCCTAACTCCTCTGGGTTGCGACTGTACACCTGAACTTTGGGTGAATCTGCAAAGAAATGATGGAACAGCTTGTAAAAACAGGCTGTTTGTCAACCTGGATCACAGTACgttaaaaaggaaataaaacgtATTGAAGTATAATTAACAACTCATTTACAACACAGTGCGGTTAACAGCATATGACGTCACGGCGTCGTTGTTTTGAACAACATGTAACTGAATACATAACTTAAGTTTTACGTTAAGTTTAGTGTATTCACCAGTTTTAGCTTGCAGTACTCAAGTTATTTTAATGGAACCGAATCcctgtgttatttttaaatatttatagtgGCGGTTGCCGTTAAATTGATACAACATACAAGTACAGTAGTGTAGCTGTTACGTATTAGCTAAAACCAGTAAATTAGCTGGTTATTATTTTACTCACGTTTTTTCGCCATCGAATGGCTTAGAACGAGGAGGTAGAAGAAACAGCAGACAAGCGGCTTCATGGTTTCACCTTGGTGTAGAACCTGCTCAAAGAAAAGAGGCAAACAAAATGTCGCTGGCGACTTTAAAACGAAAGTAAATCGTCTCGTCAACGAGGAAGCAGAGCGCGCCCTCGTCTACAGAGGTATGTTGGGCGGTGTTTGCAAAAGCGGTTACTAACCCCGCCCAGCCCGAGCCACTTCGGGGTGCCTTAGGTAATATACGTAAACGCTCCTGCTTTTACGCCAGTCAGTGTTTAGAGGGCGCGTTGGTAGGCAGAAGTCCGTCCGACATGTTGTTCGCTGTTGCGCAGTTATGTAAAATACTGTCAATGTTTTCCTAAGCAACTTGTGAGTGCTACTAAGACAATGGTATGTGCTTTACTGTCACTGTATTAGGTGAACTTACGTTACATAATTTTCTTTACCGTGTGAACACGTAAAACTGTGAAGTCATAGCGGTGACGTCATAAGTAAAGACAACAATGCCATCTTGTCACGCGCACTAAGGTTTTCTAGATTATTGCAGTGTTACATGATTTATAAACGTAAGATGACTTTGCAGATTTGTTGTGATCAATACATAAGATAATACACATATATTTAATGGTTTGCATTTTGCATCACAAAATGAGTTTTGAATAATCCAGTATTATCTCCAGTACAATGGTATGTGGGTTTTATATAgcttatattaaaaaaagagataATCATAGAgaggaatttatttatttgttaaataaacatttacctCAGAAAAAAGACCAAACATACAATAAATCATCACACAAATTTGTCAACCTTCACCAATCACCATTTCGAATCTCTAATTTAAGTagaaaaacaatcaaaacagTTCCTAGAAACAAATATTACAGACAGATTAAACATATGTTGCACTTAAATCTAAAACTAAATGTACAGACAATTTGATGTATAAAGATGGgaaatttaaatgaaacactGCTAAATTTTGTGACTAAAAGACCTACAGCCCACGCGTTGTCATATTAAATGACTATATGAACGTTTAGATTCCCCATAATGTGAGTATTGGTATTTGCTAttgtaaaaagaaaagtgaGAAAGATCCTTTTGATTGAACAACTGAAGAATAATCGCAGCTGTAGCTGATGTCACAAGAGGCGGTGGTGTTGCGTGACTGTATTGCAGACTGCTCCAAACTAATATCTGTTGCAGTGATCAAATGCACTATTCCCAGGGTAGAGTGGAGTGGGTCTGAGGACAGTTACATGTTTGgctctgtggaaaaaaaacgaaaaaggATTGATTATGCTTAATTAATAAATAGATAATTGTGTTCTCAATCATGATTATGTTATTACTTACTTATGTTATACTTTCTGTCTaacactgttttattatttaagtgTTTGGCTTCCCATTTTGGCTGATTCCTCACTTACCCCAGTAGTGAGAGCTTGTGTTTTCCCCATGGGTGACCTTGCAGGTGTACTCCTCTCCTTTGTTGGGTGTGAACTTGACGTGCTTGGTCAGATAGAAGTGCCAGTCCTTTCCAAAGGACAGGTCAGTCTGCTTGGTGCCTGGGATTTCTACTCCGTTCTTCATTAGCACGATGCTAACATCAGGTGGGTGGAACTTGCTCACATGGCAGATCAGGACATTTTCCTTGCCATACTCGCCTGGCCCCTGGCTGTACACCTGAATTTTGGGTGGTGCTAGAGGTGACATGGAGAGATGGAAACAGCGTTAAACTATTTTGACCTACATGTTTATATGGAAACATCACGGTACACAGTATTAAATGAAAATTATCATAAAAATGATCAGCATCAGCACATCTCactctgctgcctgtgtttaaACCCTCCAAAATTGTTTCATACAATGTGATGATTCTTCTGGGTGATTCTTCCTGACCTACATATTGAAGTCCCAACCACTCAAGCTTATTGTTTCCAAGTAAAAGGGGAAACAATGAAACCAATCCCAATCGAATAAGGCGCCATCTTGTTTACACTGACTAAACAGAAGCGCAATGTTAGAAATGCCCTTAAAGTCTGACTTTTCTTATGCAACACTATGTTTGAAGCTTTTCTATAGCAGCCATTGGATGTAGTTTACTGAACTTATTTTGTGTTGCATGATTGCTTTAATGCCTTATTCGAGACAGAGGGTGGATTCAGCAGACACTGTTTTATGAGAAATCGAAAGTAAATCCAGACTGTCAAGGGGAATTATGTCAAATTAAAACCTGGTATACATGTTTTTAATACTGAACATTCGACTCCCACTTGACTCCCACTTTAGCCTCTAATGCTTTTAGTAAATAGAAGCAACTTATTACAGATGTACAACTTTTTCTTGCTTTTCACTATATACATTGGAGATCAGAAACATACACAGTGTAATAATTTTAATTGTAGGCATAAAGTAAAAAGAGCATCTTAGTTTAGATGTACTTCATTTAGTAGGAGTGTTCCATTAAGAATAGATAGTTCTTGTACTTACAGTGAGGTATTATAGggtacatttaaaaaacaattctAACTAGATTAGAAATAGTACTTACAGCGTTTGGATTCCACTGCCAAGCAAACTGCAGCTAGGGCTGCAAAGCACAAGACGAAGTTCATGTTTACTTGATTCTTCTTTTCAGCACAGCTCTATCCTCTCTCTCAAAGAAgctcaaataaaatgaaagtacAGACAAGGGCAGGATAATGGCAGCGCTATGAGCCTTGCCCACTGAGCCAAGCCAGCCAATCCAAAAAATTGCACCAGTGTCACTAGGTAAAATTTCACCAAATAGGTTTGTTTCGTTGTGGATACCAAGGCTTGTTGGAAACTCCCTGATTATCCGATGTCATTGAAATCATGTGACTGCTGGGAATCTGCACATCGACAAAGATCCAGCTTATACTTACAgttctgtcttgtttttttctgtttctttttgtaACACAAGTGTCCTTGTGTTGTTCTAAAGTCAAATTGTTGTGGTCTTGACAATGGATGAATTATCAATAAAATGGGGCCATGGCACCGAAGGGTTAAACCCTGCCTAACTCTCCTGTCCTGGATCTCAAACttaaaagacacacaaaacaaatactTTTGTTCGATAACATTATGTAAATATTGTCTGTTTCAGGTCATTATGTGTATATTGTGAGGATTGTGTTGATTCTTTCACATGTAGGCTTTGCGTATATTAGGGGCGATTTCTCTTGTTTGGAATTATTTTAATGCATGgtttttgcatgttttaaagAATTAAAAACTCATAACAGTTATTTATTATCAGTTGTAGATCGTCATTCATCACCTCTGACTATCTGTTTGTTATATTTTAgtaattttattcattttacatcATTTAACCAAGGCCTATAAAACCTATAAGACCTGGGCCTGAGCTTGGACTGGGTGTTGAGCCAAGCTTTC
Above is a window of Betta splendens chromosome 9, fBetSpl5.4, whole genome shotgun sequence DNA encoding:
- the LOC114861648 gene encoding beta-2-microglobulin-like, yielding MNFVLCFAALAAVCLAVESKRSPPKIQVYSQGPGEYGKENVLICHVSKFHPPDVSIVLMKNGVEIPGTKQTDLSFGKDWHFYLTKHVKFTPNKGEEYTCKVTHGENTSSHYWEPNM
- the LOC114861649 gene encoding beta-2-microglobulin-like, with amino-acid sequence MKPLVCCFFYLLVLSHSMAKKHSPKVQVYSRNPEELGKPNVIICHVSGFYPPQIKIDILKNDAVIPTTNQTDLAFDDNWQYYLTKHTRFTPSAKDKYACRVTHLEQPKTYVWEPDM